From the genome of Streptomyces sp. NBC_01260, one region includes:
- a CDS encoding AAA family ATPase — MTLQRYATTAGAAHGALPAQPGAPARGARGPRGPVVRDLRDRAGRSPRGLHFAAGDVVVVSGLPGSGKSTLIRRAVSARVIDSQDTRDRWAGLLPRLVPYALYRPLVRVAHYWGLWQVLRSGASVVVHDCGTQAWVRGWLARDARRRGRILHLVLLDVTPQTARAGQLERGRGVSGYAFARHRRALRRLLRDTETGTLPLGCVSAVLLDREAATLLTRITFAEAQSEDG; from the coding sequence ATGACGTTGCAGCGGTACGCGACGACCGCGGGAGCCGCGCACGGCGCGCTGCCCGCACAGCCGGGTGCGCCGGCCCGGGGGGCGCGGGGCCCGCGCGGACCCGTCGTACGGGATCTGCGGGACCGGGCCGGGCGCAGCCCGCGCGGCCTGCACTTCGCGGCGGGCGATGTCGTGGTGGTCTCCGGACTGCCGGGCAGCGGCAAATCGACCCTGATCAGACGGGCCGTGTCCGCCCGCGTCATCGACTCCCAGGACACCAGGGACCGCTGGGCCGGCCTGCTGCCCCGCTTAGTCCCCTACGCCCTCTACCGCCCGCTCGTCCGCGTCGCCCACTACTGGGGGCTGTGGCAGGTGCTGCGCTCCGGCGCCTCCGTCGTCGTCCACGACTGCGGCACCCAGGCCTGGGTGCGCGGCTGGCTGGCGCGCGACGCCCGGCGGCGCGGCCGCATCCTGCACCTCGTCCTGCTCGACGTCACCCCGCAGACCGCGCGGGCGGGCCAGCTCGAACGCGGGCGCGGCGTCTCCGGGTACGCGTTCGCCCGGCACCGCAGGGCCCTGCGGAGGCTGCTGCGGGACACCGAGACGGGCACCCTGCCGCTCGGCTGCGTCTCGGCGGTGCTGCTGGACCGCGAGGCGGCGACGCTGCTGACCCGGATCACCTTCGCGGAGGCACAGAGCGAGGACGGGTAG
- a CDS encoding ABC transporter ATP-binding protein, translating to MEKDVTIPEQATSSREPLLRVEGLVKHFPIRRGLLGRQTAAVKAVDGIDFEVYPGETLGVVGESGCGKSTMGRLITRLIEPTGGKVEFEGRDITHLSMGKMRPMRRDVQMIFQDPYSSLNPRHTIGTIVSAPFRLQGVEPEGGLKDHVQELLQLVGLSPEHYNRYPHEFSGGQRQRIGIARALALRPKLVVADEPVSALDVSIQAQVVNLLDDLQDELGLTYVIIAHDLSVIRHVSDRIAVMYLGKIVELTDRKSLYSAPMHPYTKALMSAVPVPDPRRRGSKSERILLKGDVPSPISPPSGCRFHTRCWKATEVCKTQEPPLIALKTGHQVACHHPENAPDQVPGQQVPAAAREAVELITPAQPESPAEAPAEAPAGDGAALTEGDAATPSEPAEDSPKE from the coding sequence CTGGAGAAGGACGTGACGATCCCGGAACAGGCCACCTCCTCGCGCGAGCCGCTGCTCAGGGTCGAGGGCCTGGTCAAGCACTTCCCGATCCGCAGGGGACTGCTCGGCCGGCAGACCGCCGCGGTCAAGGCCGTCGACGGCATCGACTTCGAGGTGTACCCGGGGGAGACCCTGGGCGTCGTCGGCGAGTCCGGCTGCGGCAAGTCGACGATGGGCCGGCTGATCACCCGGCTGATCGAACCGACGGGGGGCAAGGTCGAGTTCGAGGGCCGCGACATCACGCATCTGTCCATGGGCAAGATGCGGCCGATGCGGCGTGACGTCCAGATGATCTTCCAGGACCCGTACTCCTCGCTGAACCCGCGGCACACGATCGGCACGATCGTCAGCGCGCCGTTCAGGCTCCAGGGCGTCGAGCCCGAGGGCGGTCTCAAGGATCACGTGCAGGAGCTGCTCCAGCTGGTCGGGCTCAGCCCCGAGCACTACAACCGCTACCCGCACGAGTTCTCCGGCGGGCAGCGCCAGCGCATCGGCATCGCCCGCGCGCTCGCCCTGCGCCCGAAGCTCGTGGTGGCCGACGAACCGGTCTCCGCGCTGGACGTGTCGATCCAGGCGCAGGTGGTCAACCTGCTCGACGACCTCCAGGACGAGCTCGGGCTCACGTACGTGATCATCGCGCACGACCTCTCGGTCATCCGCCATGTCTCGGACCGGATCGCGGTCATGTACCTGGGCAAGATCGTCGAGCTGACGGACCGCAAGTCGCTGTACTCGGCGCCGATGCACCCGTACACCAAGGCCCTGATGTCCGCCGTGCCGGTGCCGGATCCCCGGCGGCGCGGATCGAAAAGCGAGCGCATCCTGCTCAAGGGCGATGTGCCCTCGCCGATCTCGCCGCCCAGCGGCTGCCGGTTCCACACCCGGTGCTGGAAGGCGACGGAGGTCTGCAAGACGCAGGAACCGCCGCTGATCGCGCTGAAGACCGGCCACCAGGTCGCCTGTCACCACCCGGAGAACGCGCCGGACCAGGTGCCCGGCCAGCAGGTGCCGGCCGCGGCCCGGGAAGCGGTCGAGCTGATCACGCCGGCGCAGCCGGAGAGCCCCGCCGAAGCGCCGGCCGAGGCCCCCGCCGGGGACGGTGCCGCGCTCACCGAGGGCGACGCCGCAACACCCTCCGAGCCGGCGGAGGACAGCCCCAAGGAGTAG
- a CDS encoding enhanced serine sensitivity protein SseB: MDIPAQGHTTPQGGWPANELEEVLGASLGSPEAGGRLVEVLGRSHLWVPLPNGGGPDATDLDLPTLEIDGAPYVPVFSSEQQFIACVGTHMSFTVAPAVEFARGLPPQLGIAVNPGGAVGMPLPPPAVAELCRAGRTVLDGPSSGGRVRLYEPDWKEEPVDFLSAAAGEFEESGVVLSARRVLASIEGGDPVLFVGVEFSTWDGAGRNAPMDALGRALGRVEVQWPVNLVLLDVAQDPVADWMRARIRPFYQRAAE; the protein is encoded by the coding sequence GTGGACATTCCGGCACAGGGTCACACCACTCCGCAGGGCGGATGGCCGGCCAACGAGCTCGAAGAGGTACTGGGCGCCTCGCTCGGCAGCCCGGAAGCGGGCGGCCGGCTCGTGGAGGTGCTCGGCCGCAGCCACCTCTGGGTGCCCCTGCCCAACGGCGGTGGGCCGGACGCCACCGACCTGGACCTGCCGACACTGGAGATCGACGGCGCACCCTACGTTCCCGTGTTCAGCTCCGAGCAGCAGTTCATCGCCTGCGTCGGCACCCATATGTCCTTCACCGTGGCGCCCGCTGTCGAGTTCGCCCGCGGACTGCCCCCGCAGCTCGGGATCGCGGTGAACCCGGGCGGCGCCGTCGGGATGCCGCTCCCGCCGCCCGCCGTGGCCGAACTCTGCCGGGCCGGACGCACCGTGCTCGACGGACCGTCCAGCGGCGGCCGGGTCCGGCTCTACGAGCCGGACTGGAAGGAGGAGCCCGTCGACTTCCTCTCCGCCGCGGCCGGCGAGTTCGAGGAGAGCGGCGTCGTGCTCAGCGCCCGCAGGGTCCTGGCCAGCATCGAGGGCGGCGACCCCGTGCTCTTCGTCGGCGTCGAGTTCTCGACCTGGGACGGCGCCGGGCGCAACGCCCCCATGGACGCCCTCGGCCGCGCGCTCGGCCGCGTCGAGGTGCAGTGGCCGGTCAATCTGGTGCTGCTCGACGTGGCGCAGGACCCGGTCGCCGACTGGATGCGCGCGAGGATCCGGCCGTTCTACCAGCGCGCCGCCGAGTAG
- the gcvH gene encoding glycine cleavage system protein GcvH: MSNPQQLRYSKEHEWLSAVEDGVATIGITEYAANALGDVVYAQLPEVGDTVTAGETCGELESTKSVSDLYSPVTGEITAANQDVVDDPSLVNSAPFEGGWLFKVRVAEEPADLLSADEYTAFSGN; the protein is encoded by the coding sequence ATGAGCAACCCCCAGCAGCTGCGGTACAGCAAGGAGCACGAGTGGCTGTCGGCCGTCGAGGACGGTGTGGCCACGATCGGCATCACGGAGTACGCGGCCAACGCGCTCGGTGACGTCGTCTACGCCCAGCTTCCCGAGGTCGGCGACACGGTGACCGCGGGCGAGACCTGCGGTGAGCTGGAGTCGACCAAGTCCGTCAGCGACCTGTACTCGCCGGTGACCGGTGAGATCACGGCCGCGAACCAGGACGTCGTGGACGACCCCTCGCTGGTGAACTCCGCACCGTTCGAAGGCGGCTGGCTGTTCAAGGTACGTGTCGCGGAGGAGCCGGCCGATCTGCTCTCCGCCGACGAGTACACCGCGTTCTCCGGCAACTGA
- the gcvT gene encoding glycine cleavage system aminomethyltransferase GcvT, which translates to MSTAPRLTALDALHRSLGATMTDFAGWDMPLRYASERDEHVAVRTRAGLFDLSHMGEITVTGPAAVDLLNFALVGNIGTVSVGRARYTMICAEDGGILDDLIVYRLADTEYMVVANAGNAQIVLDALTARAEGFDAEVRDDRDAYALLAVQGPESPAILAAVTDADLDGLKYYAGLPGTVAGVPALIARTGYTGEDGFELFVAPGHAEQLWRALTEAGASRGLIPCGLSCRDTLRLEAGMPLYGHELTTGLTPFDAGLGRVVKFEKEGDFVGRKALEAAAERAETAPPRKLVGLVAEGRRVPRAGFPVTAAGQVVGEVTSGAPSPTLGKPIAMAYVDAAHATPGTEGVAVDIRGSHEPYEVVALPFYKREK; encoded by the coding sequence ATGAGCACCGCCCCGCGCCTCACAGCCCTCGATGCCCTGCACCGTTCGCTGGGCGCCACGATGACCGACTTCGCGGGCTGGGACATGCCCCTGCGGTACGCCAGTGAGCGCGACGAGCACGTCGCCGTGCGCACGAGGGCCGGCCTCTTCGACCTCTCCCACATGGGCGAGATCACCGTCACCGGCCCGGCGGCCGTGGACCTGCTGAACTTCGCGCTGGTCGGCAACATCGGCACCGTCTCCGTGGGCCGGGCCCGCTACACGATGATCTGCGCCGAGGACGGCGGCATCCTGGACGACCTGATCGTGTACCGGCTGGCGGACACCGAGTACATGGTGGTCGCCAACGCGGGCAACGCCCAGATCGTGCTGGACGCGCTGACCGCCCGCGCCGAGGGCTTCGACGCCGAGGTCCGCGACGACCGCGACGCGTACGCGCTGCTGGCCGTCCAGGGCCCCGAGTCCCCCGCCATCCTGGCCGCCGTCACCGACGCCGACCTGGACGGGCTGAAGTACTACGCCGGGCTGCCCGGCACCGTCGCCGGGGTCCCCGCGCTGATCGCCCGTACCGGCTACACCGGCGAGGACGGCTTCGAGCTGTTCGTCGCCCCCGGGCACGCCGAGCAGCTGTGGCGGGCGCTGACCGAGGCGGGCGCCTCCCGCGGCCTGATCCCCTGCGGGCTCTCCTGCCGCGACACGCTGCGCCTGGAGGCGGGCATGCCGCTGTACGGGCACGAGCTGACCACCGGGCTGACCCCGTTCGACGCCGGGCTCGGCCGGGTCGTGAAGTTCGAGAAGGAGGGGGACTTCGTCGGCCGCAAGGCGCTGGAGGCCGCCGCCGAGCGCGCCGAGACCGCCCCGCCCCGCAAGCTCGTCGGCCTGGTCGCCGAGGGCCGCCGGGTGCCGCGGGCGGGCTTCCCCGTCACCGCCGCCGGCCAGGTCGTCGGCGAGGTCACCTCGGGCGCCCCGTCGCCCACCCTCGGCAAGCCGATCGCCATGGCGTACGTCGACGCCGCGCACGCCACGCCCGGCACCGAGGGCGTCGCGGTGGACATCCGGGGCAGCCACGAGCCGTACGAGGTCGTGGCGCTGCCGTTCTACAAGCGCGAGAAGTAG
- a CDS encoding ABC transporter permease: MTAPIETTGSAAEAQPEAVLTGVKQSQIEGRSLGQIAWTRFKRDKVAVAGGIVVILLILLAVLSKPIQAVFGLDPNEFHQELIDPALLAPKGDWGGMSWSHPLGVEPQYGRDIMTRVIEGSWVSLVVAVGATLLSVVIGVFFGVVSGFYGGWVDTIISRMMDTFLAFPLLLFAISISAALQDGAFGLEGLPLRIAVLIFVIGFFSWPYMGRIVRAQTMSLRNREFVEAARSLGARGPFILFRELLPNLVAPILVYSTLLIPSNILFEAGLSYLGVGIAPPQASWGGMLTNAIDFYQNDPMYMIVPGVAIFVTVLAFNLLGDGLRDALDPRSK, from the coding sequence GTGACCGCACCGATCGAGACCACCGGATCGGCTGCCGAGGCTCAGCCGGAGGCAGTACTCACGGGAGTCAAACAGAGCCAGATCGAAGGCCGTTCGCTCGGGCAGATCGCCTGGACGCGCTTCAAGCGCGACAAGGTGGCCGTTGCCGGCGGCATCGTTGTCATCCTGCTGATCCTGCTCGCCGTTCTCTCCAAGCCGATCCAGGCCGTCTTCGGGCTGGACCCCAACGAGTTCCACCAGGAGCTCATCGACCCCGCGCTGCTCGCCCCCAAGGGCGACTGGGGCGGCATGAGCTGGAGTCATCCGCTCGGCGTCGAACCGCAGTACGGCCGCGACATCATGACCCGGGTCATCGAGGGCTCGTGGGTCTCCCTCGTCGTCGCCGTCGGCGCCACGCTGCTCTCCGTGGTGATCGGCGTCTTCTTCGGCGTGGTCTCGGGGTTCTACGGCGGCTGGGTCGACACGATCATCAGCCGCATGATGGACACCTTCCTGGCCTTCCCGCTGCTGCTGTTCGCGATCTCCATCTCGGCGGCGCTGCAGGACGGAGCCTTCGGTCTGGAGGGGCTGCCGCTGCGGATCGCCGTACTGATCTTCGTGATCGGCTTCTTCAGCTGGCCGTACATGGGCCGTATCGTCCGCGCCCAGACGATGAGCCTGCGCAACCGCGAATTCGTCGAGGCGGCCCGGTCGTTGGGTGCCCGGGGGCCCTTCATCCTCTTCCGGGAGCTGCTGCCGAACCTGGTGGCGCCCATCCTGGTCTACTCCACGCTGCTGATCCCCTCGAACATCCTCTTCGAGGCGGGCCTCAGCTATCTCGGGGTCGGTATCGCCCCGCCGCAGGCCTCCTGGGGCGGGATGCTCACCAACGCGATCGACTTCTACCAGAACGACCCGATGTACATGATCGTGCCAGGCGTGGCCATCTTCGTCACGGTCCTGGCGTTCAACCTGCTGGGAGACGGGCTGCGTGATGCCCTCGACCCCCGCAGCAAGTAG
- a CDS encoding ABC transporter substrate-binding protein, whose protein sequence is MKTRKTTAVVATAVVLMLGASACNGSKDDNGGTDNKGSGATDAGLTSIVNKSDKKGGTVKIELSDEPDSLDPGNTYYGWVQNLSRLYGRTLTSFKPAAGKDGLEIVPDLAEGLGKPSADAKTWTYTLKKGLKFEDGTPITSKDVKYAVERSNFAPEALSNGPTYFKAHLAGGDKYKGPYKDKSPDGISSIETPDDTTIVFKLKDAFADFDYLATFSQTAPVPASKDKGADYVKHIVSSGPYKFESYDEGRGATLVRNSNWDPKTDPNRPALPDKVTVRFKVKQETVDNNLLADNITVDGAGTGVAPATQPKVLTKADLKKQTDNSYAGATSYIGLNVNVKPFDNIHCRKAVQWGVDKASVQAAQGGDPKGDVATTLLPPTVNGYSKFDLYESAGHKGDEAKAKDELKQCNKPNGFDTKISARSDRPAEMAMVTAVQASLKKIGINAEIKSFPAGKYFSNFAGNPSYVHANKLGMIMSAWGADWPTGFGFLDQIINGSAIKPSGGNNVQELNDPKINKLLNEGIANTDTAAREKAWGDVDKAVAEGATAVPLIYRKNLLLRPKSATNVTVTQAYLGMYDYVLMGSAK, encoded by the coding sequence GTGAAGACCAGAAAAACGACAGCGGTGGTTGCCACGGCTGTGGTCCTGATGCTGGGCGCGTCCGCGTGCAACGGCTCCAAGGACGACAACGGCGGCACCGACAACAAGGGCTCCGGCGCCACTGACGCCGGGCTGACGTCGATCGTCAACAAGTCGGACAAGAAGGGCGGGACCGTCAAGATCGAGCTCTCCGACGAGCCCGACTCCCTTGACCCCGGCAACACGTACTACGGCTGGGTGCAGAACCTCTCCCGCCTGTACGGCCGCACCCTGACGTCCTTCAAGCCGGCCGCCGGCAAGGACGGCCTGGAGATCGTCCCGGACCTCGCGGAGGGCCTCGGCAAGCCGAGCGCGGACGCGAAGACCTGGACGTACACGCTGAAGAAGGGTCTCAAGTTCGAGGACGGGACCCCGATCACCTCGAAGGACGTCAAGTACGCCGTCGAGCGCTCCAACTTCGCGCCGGAGGCCCTGTCCAACGGCCCGACGTACTTCAAGGCCCACCTGGCCGGCGGCGACAAGTACAAGGGTCCGTACAAGGACAAGAGCCCCGACGGCATCTCCTCCATCGAGACGCCGGACGACACCACGATCGTCTTCAAGCTGAAGGACGCCTTCGCGGACTTCGACTACCTGGCGACCTTCTCGCAGACGGCCCCCGTGCCGGCCTCGAAGGACAAGGGCGCCGACTACGTCAAGCACATCGTGTCCTCGGGCCCGTACAAGTTCGAGTCGTACGACGAGGGCCGCGGCGCGACTCTCGTGCGCAACTCGAACTGGGACCCGAAGACCGACCCGAACCGCCCGGCCCTGCCGGACAAGGTGACGGTGCGCTTCAAGGTCAAGCAGGAGACGGTCGACAACAACCTGCTCGCCGACAACATCACCGTTGACGGCGCCGGCACCGGTGTCGCCCCGGCCACCCAGCCGAAGGTGCTCACCAAGGCCGACCTGAAGAAGCAGACCGACAACTCGTACGCGGGCGCCACCTCGTACATCGGTCTGAACGTCAACGTGAAGCCGTTCGACAACATCCACTGCCGCAAGGCCGTGCAGTGGGGCGTCGACAAGGCGTCGGTCCAGGCCGCCCAGGGTGGCGACCCCAAGGGTGACGTCGCGACGACCCTGCTGCCGCCCACGGTCAACGGTTACTCGAAGTTCGACCTTTACGAGTCCGCCGGCCACAAGGGCGACGAGGCCAAGGCCAAGGACGAGCTGAAGCAGTGCAACAAGCCGAACGGCTTCGACACCAAGATCTCGGCCCGCTCCGACCGCCCCGCCGAGATGGCCATGGTCACCGCGGTGCAGGCCTCGCTCAAGAAGATCGGCATCAACGCCGAGATCAAGAGCTTCCCGGCCGGTAAGTACTTCTCGAACTTCGCGGGCAACCCGAGCTACGTGCACGCCAACAAGCTCGGCATGATCATGAGCGCCTGGGGTGCCGACTGGCCGACCGGCTTCGGCTTCCTGGACCAGATCATCAACGGCTCGGCCATCAAGCCGTCCGGTGGCAACAACGTCCAGGAACTGAACGACCCGAAGATCAACAAGCTGCTCAACGAGGGCATCGCCAACACCGACACCGCCGCCCGTGAGAAGGCGTGGGGCGACGTCGACAAGGCCGTGGCCGAAGGCGCGACCGCCGTGCCGCTGATCTACCGCAAGAACCTGCTGCTCCGGCCGAAGTCCGCGACGAACGTCACGGTCACCCAGGCCTACCTCGGCATGTACGACTACGTGCTGATGGGTTCCGCCAAGTAG
- a CDS encoding ABC transporter ATP-binding protein, translating into MTEVSKAQTTVAGEPAAAPAGSDEAFLSVRDLRIHFKTDDGLVKSVDGVSFDVKPGQTLGIVGESGSGKSVTSLGVMGLHRTAANARISGEVWLDGEELIGASDARVRELRGRKMAMIFQDPLSAMHPYFTVGGQIVEAYRVHNKVSKKIARTRAIEMLDRVGIPEPHKRVDAHPHEFSGGMRQRAMIAMALVNNPELLIADEPTTALDVTVQAQILDLIRDLQKEFGSAVIMITHDLGVVAEMADELLVMYGGRCIERGSAEKVFYEAQHPYTWGLLTSMPRIDREETERLIPVKGQPPSLINVPSGCAFNPRCPYADIPKDDLTRTTRPELKQVGDGHFSACHMAPEERTRIWTEEIAPKL; encoded by the coding sequence GTGACCGAGGTTTCCAAGGCACAGACCACGGTGGCCGGCGAGCCCGCCGCCGCGCCGGCCGGCAGCGACGAGGCCTTCCTCTCCGTCCGGGACCTGCGCATCCACTTCAAGACGGATGACGGCCTGGTCAAGTCGGTCGACGGCGTCAGCTTCGACGTGAAGCCCGGACAGACCCTCGGCATCGTGGGCGAGTCCGGCTCCGGGAAGTCCGTCACCTCGCTCGGGGTGATGGGCCTGCACCGCACGGCCGCCAACGCCCGTATCTCGGGTGAGGTCTGGCTGGACGGCGAGGAGCTGATCGGCGCGTCCGACGCCAGGGTGCGCGAGCTGCGCGGCCGCAAGATGGCCATGATCTTCCAGGACCCGCTCTCCGCGATGCATCCGTACTTCACGGTCGGCGGGCAGATCGTGGAGGCGTACCGGGTCCACAACAAGGTCAGCAAGAAGATAGCCCGCACCCGCGCCATCGAGATGCTCGACCGGGTCGGCATCCCCGAGCCGCACAAGCGGGTCGACGCCCATCCGCACGAGTTCTCCGGCGGTATGCGCCAGCGCGCCATGATCGCGATGGCGCTGGTCAACAACCCGGAACTGCTCATCGCGGACGAGCCGACCACCGCCCTGGACGTCACCGTCCAGGCGCAGATCCTGGACCTGATCCGGGACCTGCAGAAGGAGTTCGGCTCCGCCGTCATCATGATCACCCATGACCTCGGGGTCGTCGCCGAGATGGCCGACGAGCTCCTGGTGATGTACGGCGGCCGGTGCATCGAGCGCGGTTCGGCGGAGAAGGTCTTCTACGAGGCCCAGCACCCGTACACCTGGGGTCTGCTCACCTCGATGCCGCGCATCGACCGTGAGGAGACCGAGCGGCTGATCCCCGTCAAGGGCCAGCCGCCGTCACTGATCAACGTCCCGAGCGGCTGCGCCTTCAACCCGCGCTGCCCGTACGCGGACATCCCCAAGGACGACCTCACCCGCACGACGCGTCCCGAGCTGAAGCAGGTCGGCGACGGGCACTTCTCCGCCTGCCACATGGCACCGGAGGAGCGGACCCGGATCTGGACCGAAGAGATTGCGCCGAAGCTGTGA
- a CDS encoding enhanced serine sensitivity protein SseB C-terminal domain-containing protein, which translates to MSASGMGAADGVSPARAEPRARGTVEHMLRQVTPGRYDAYEALLQALAGDRIWMLLWNGRAGSPDAQYGNMEVDGLGYAPCVTSAQELSASGWNRAHEVVGGRDIARALFPDRWGIWLNPHAPGGGVGIPWLDLRRIATGLDRMPAGPLRISDPAVETPQFYAQLTRNAHHTPAIRSLRRAWVQPALGVPYLAIGLDLYDTSQPSVDAVRAMMQQSIGAVPEGLPVSTVAMSDEYDPVAMWLRGNSRPFYDRESHAPAGRSGVVAPGYGYPQAPGPAPHAY; encoded by the coding sequence GTGAGTGCGTCAGGCATGGGGGCGGCCGATGGGGTCTCCCCTGCTCGAGCGGAGCCGAGAGCTCGGGGAACGGTCGAGCACATGCTGCGCCAAGTGACACCCGGGCGCTACGACGCGTACGAGGCTCTGCTCCAGGCCCTGGCGGGTGACCGGATCTGGATGCTGCTCTGGAACGGCCGGGCCGGTTCGCCCGACGCCCAGTACGGCAACATGGAGGTCGACGGCCTCGGCTACGCCCCCTGTGTCACCTCCGCCCAGGAGCTCTCCGCCAGCGGCTGGAACCGGGCCCATGAGGTGGTGGGCGGCCGCGACATCGCCCGCGCACTGTTCCCCGACCGCTGGGGCATCTGGCTGAACCCGCACGCCCCGGGCGGCGGCGTGGGCATTCCCTGGCTCGATCTGCGGCGGATCGCCACCGGCCTCGACCGGATGCCCGCCGGTCCGCTGCGGATCAGCGACCCCGCCGTCGAGACCCCGCAGTTCTACGCCCAGCTGACGCGCAACGCCCACCACACCCCGGCGATCCGCTCGCTGCGCCGCGCCTGGGTGCAGCCCGCGCTCGGCGTCCCGTACCTCGCCATCGGTCTCGATCTGTACGACACCAGCCAGCCGTCCGTCGACGCGGTGCGCGCGATGATGCAGCAGTCGATCGGCGCGGTCCCGGAGGGGCTGCCGGTCTCCACCGTCGCCATGTCCGACGAGTACGACCCGGTCGCGATGTGGCTGCGCGGCAACTCCCGTCCGTTCTACGACCGTGAATCGCACGCCCCGGCCGGCCGGAGTGGTGTCGTCGCTCCCGGTTACGGCTACCCGCAGGCACCCGGTCCGGCCCCGCACGCCTACTAG
- a CDS encoding ABC transporter permease: MAAYIIRRVFGAVLLLLIVSAVTFAIFFLVPRLAGQTMDQLAAQYVGKDANPQSILAVKQNLGLDQPLYAQFWHFLKQIFVGADYKFGPDASHCGVPCFGYSFKNHVEVWPELSARIPVTFSLAIGAAVIWLISGVAIGVVSALKRGSLLDRFFMGVALAGVSLPIFFTGMLALGVLTVQWPIWEGVNYVAFTDSPLDWAWNLLIPWCSLAFLYSALYARITRAGMLETMGEDYIRTARAKGLKESVIIGKHGLRAALTPIVTIFGMDFGLLVGGAVITEQVFSFQGLGFYAIKGVQQNDLPIVMGVTLIAAFFIVVCNLLVDLVYAAIDPRVRYS, translated from the coding sequence GTGGCTGCGTACATCATCCGACGCGTCTTCGGCGCGGTACTGCTGCTGTTGATCGTCAGCGCAGTCACCTTCGCGATCTTCTTCCTCGTCCCCCGGCTCGCCGGGCAGACGATGGACCAACTGGCGGCCCAGTACGTGGGCAAGGACGCCAATCCGCAGTCCATCCTCGCGGTCAAGCAGAACCTTGGCCTCGACCAGCCGCTGTATGCGCAGTTCTGGCACTTCCTCAAGCAGATCTTCGTCGGCGCCGACTACAAGTTCGGCCCCGACGCCTCGCACTGCGGCGTGCCGTGCTTCGGCTACTCGTTCAAGAACCACGTCGAGGTCTGGCCCGAGCTGTCCGCACGTATCCCGGTCACGTTCTCGCTGGCCATCGGTGCCGCGGTGATCTGGCTGATCAGCGGTGTGGCGATCGGTGTCGTCTCCGCGCTCAAGCGGGGCTCGCTCCTCGACCGCTTCTTCATGGGTGTCGCGCTCGCCGGCGTCTCGCTGCCGATCTTCTTCACCGGCATGCTCGCGCTGGGAGTGCTGACCGTCCAATGGCCGATCTGGGAGGGCGTCAACTACGTCGCCTTCACGGACAGTCCGCTGGACTGGGCCTGGAACCTGCTGATCCCCTGGTGCTCGCTCGCCTTCCTCTACTCCGCCCTGTACGCCCGGATCACCAGAGCCGGGATGCTGGAGACCATGGGTGAGGACTACATCCGTACGGCCCGTGCCAAGGGCCTCAAGGAGAGCGTGATCATCGGCAAGCACGGCCTGCGGGCCGCGCTCACCCCGATCGTCACCATCTTCGGCATGGACTTCGGTCTGCTGGTCGGCGGTGCGGTCATCACCGAGCAGGTGTTCTCGTTCCAGGGCCTCGGCTTCTACGCGATCAAGGGCGTCCAGCAGAACGACCTGCCCATCGTGATGGGCGTGACGCTCATCGCGGCCTTCTTCATCGTTGTCTGCAATCTGCTGGTGGACCTGGTGTACGCCGCCATCGACCCCAGGGTGAGGTACTCGTGA